The following are encoded in a window of Harmonia axyridis chromosome 7, icHarAxyr1.1, whole genome shotgun sequence genomic DNA:
- the LOC123684605 gene encoding zinc transporter 1 isoform X1: MMIIINDKDTKFNMTVKEWFRKHQPLQLYIVFILTILFLIIQLAISHITHALTLLMNSYQMLCNVLALIGYIITIKFQSKELQDSTNQKESQPPSKIDTNNEKRCEDLKLEAKEDKLKNTFGWARIDVISMLICCVFCASLCFSVIVEALQTLLHMDHLHEMHNPISVFCMGAASFLLNVVCFILIGGYTFHQGSFLYVNESGEVVLNKVPPMENVRQGQRRLSRTKTLSSELTNKRQNFREMFRDSLGSFLVMISAVLIYLVDLHYFKYVDPVIAIIHALALMSMSFPYMKESCFILLQTMPGSIDINSLRVDLLKQFPDIVNVHDFHVWQLTTNKVISTVHIILQNPEVYIRIKNDLKKHFISNGITQVTIQPEFFEHPQKPDAITSTNVIKCLMACQDSCGSWLCCLESEIEKNALKEIKCESKETLPGVPTTKTVISTQPEIIQKNTSEECERKPSVNLTEENNLLNKEQKLNINAQEFTKEVREEVKANL, from the exons atgatgataataattaatGATAAAG acacaAAATTTAATATGACGGTGAAAGAATGGTTTCGAAAACACCAACCACTACAACtatatattgtttttattttgactaTATTGTTCCTGATAATACAGTTGGCAATAAGTCATATCACACATGCCTTGACTCTTCTCATGAATTCTTATCAGATGTTGTGCAATGTCCTTGCATTAATAGGATATATTATTACAATTAAG TTTCAATCCAAGGAATTGCAAGACTCCACAAACCAAAAAGAAAGCCAGCCGCCAAGTAAAATCGACACCAACAATGAAAAAAGATGTGAAGATTTGAAATTAGAGGCCAAGGAAGATAAACTGAAGAATACCTTCGGATGGGCAAGAATAGACGTCATTTCTATGCTGATCTGCTGCGTATTCTGTGCTTCATTATGCTTCTCTGTGATTGTTGAAGCTCTTCAAACTTTGTTGCACATGGATCATCTCCACGAGATGCATAACccaatatctgttttttgtatGGGAGCAGCTTCATTCCTATTGAATGTAGTATGCTTCATTCTTATTGGCGGATATACTTTCCATCAGGGATCATTTTTGTATGTCAATGAGAGTGGGGAGGTTGTTTTGAACAAGGTTCCTCCAATGGAGAACGTCAGGCAAGGCCAACGTAGATTATCTAGGACGAAGACTTTGTCTTCGGAATTGACGAACAAGAGGCAGAATTTCAGAGAAATGTTTAGAGATAGTTTAG gtTCCTTTTTGGTGATGATTTCGGCTGTTCTAATCTATCTAGTAGACTTGCACTACTTCAAATATGTTGATCCTGTCATTGCAATAATTCATGCATTAGCCTTGATGTCTATGAGTTTTCCTTATA TGAAAGAAAGTTGTTTCATCCTACTACAGACAATGCCTGGATCTATAGACATAAACTCCTTGAGGGTAGACTTGCTGAAACAATTTCCAGACATTGTGAATGTTCATGATTTTCACGTATGGCAGCTCACGACTAATAAAGTGATCTCAACTGTACATATCATTTTACAAAACCCAGAG gtttatATAAGGATCAAAAACGACTTAAAGAAGCACTTCATCTCAAATGGTATCACCCAGGTTACCATACAGCCAGAATTCTTCGAACACCCACAAAAACCAGACGCTATAACATCTACAAACGTTATCAAGTGCCTTATGGCATGCCAAGACTCCTGTGGATCTTGGTTATGCTGCCTAGAatcagaaatagagaaaaac gctttgaaagaaataaaatgcgAGTCGAAGGAAACTCTGCCAGGTGTACCAACCACAAAAACTGTGATATCAACTCAACCcgaaataattcagaaaaatacTTCCGAAGAATGTGAAAGAAAGCCATCTGTGAATTTGACGGAGGAAAATAATTTGCTGAATAAGGAACAGAAGCTGAATATTAATGCTCAAGAATTCACTAAAGAAGTTAGGGAAGAAGTGAAAGCCAATTTGTAG
- the LOC123684605 gene encoding zinc transporter 1 isoform X2, whose amino-acid sequence MFLKTDTKFNMTVKEWFRKHQPLQLYIVFILTILFLIIQLAISHITHALTLLMNSYQMLCNVLALIGYIITIKFQSKELQDSTNQKESQPPSKIDTNNEKRCEDLKLEAKEDKLKNTFGWARIDVISMLICCVFCASLCFSVIVEALQTLLHMDHLHEMHNPISVFCMGAASFLLNVVCFILIGGYTFHQGSFLYVNESGEVVLNKVPPMENVRQGQRRLSRTKTLSSELTNKRQNFREMFRDSLGSFLVMISAVLIYLVDLHYFKYVDPVIAIIHALALMSMSFPYMKESCFILLQTMPGSIDINSLRVDLLKQFPDIVNVHDFHVWQLTTNKVISTVHIILQNPEVYIRIKNDLKKHFISNGITQVTIQPEFFEHPQKPDAITSTNVIKCLMACQDSCGSWLCCLESEIEKNALKEIKCESKETLPGVPTTKTVISTQPEIIQKNTSEECERKPSVNLTEENNLLNKEQKLNINAQEFTKEVREEVKANL is encoded by the exons ATGTTTTTGAAAACGG acacaAAATTTAATATGACGGTGAAAGAATGGTTTCGAAAACACCAACCACTACAACtatatattgtttttattttgactaTATTGTTCCTGATAATACAGTTGGCAATAAGTCATATCACACATGCCTTGACTCTTCTCATGAATTCTTATCAGATGTTGTGCAATGTCCTTGCATTAATAGGATATATTATTACAATTAAG TTTCAATCCAAGGAATTGCAAGACTCCACAAACCAAAAAGAAAGCCAGCCGCCAAGTAAAATCGACACCAACAATGAAAAAAGATGTGAAGATTTGAAATTAGAGGCCAAGGAAGATAAACTGAAGAATACCTTCGGATGGGCAAGAATAGACGTCATTTCTATGCTGATCTGCTGCGTATTCTGTGCTTCATTATGCTTCTCTGTGATTGTTGAAGCTCTTCAAACTTTGTTGCACATGGATCATCTCCACGAGATGCATAACccaatatctgttttttgtatGGGAGCAGCTTCATTCCTATTGAATGTAGTATGCTTCATTCTTATTGGCGGATATACTTTCCATCAGGGATCATTTTTGTATGTCAATGAGAGTGGGGAGGTTGTTTTGAACAAGGTTCCTCCAATGGAGAACGTCAGGCAAGGCCAACGTAGATTATCTAGGACGAAGACTTTGTCTTCGGAATTGACGAACAAGAGGCAGAATTTCAGAGAAATGTTTAGAGATAGTTTAG gtTCCTTTTTGGTGATGATTTCGGCTGTTCTAATCTATCTAGTAGACTTGCACTACTTCAAATATGTTGATCCTGTCATTGCAATAATTCATGCATTAGCCTTGATGTCTATGAGTTTTCCTTATA TGAAAGAAAGTTGTTTCATCCTACTACAGACAATGCCTGGATCTATAGACATAAACTCCTTGAGGGTAGACTTGCTGAAACAATTTCCAGACATTGTGAATGTTCATGATTTTCACGTATGGCAGCTCACGACTAATAAAGTGATCTCAACTGTACATATCATTTTACAAAACCCAGAG gtttatATAAGGATCAAAAACGACTTAAAGAAGCACTTCATCTCAAATGGTATCACCCAGGTTACCATACAGCCAGAATTCTTCGAACACCCACAAAAACCAGACGCTATAACATCTACAAACGTTATCAAGTGCCTTATGGCATGCCAAGACTCCTGTGGATCTTGGTTATGCTGCCTAGAatcagaaatagagaaaaac gctttgaaagaaataaaatgcgAGTCGAAGGAAACTCTGCCAGGTGTACCAACCACAAAAACTGTGATATCAACTCAACCcgaaataattcagaaaaatacTTCCGAAGAATGTGAAAGAAAGCCATCTGTGAATTTGACGGAGGAAAATAATTTGCTGAATAAGGAACAGAAGCTGAATATTAATGCTCAAGAATTCACTAAAGAAGTTAGGGAAGAAGTGAAAGCCAATTTGTAG
- the LOC123684605 gene encoding zinc transporter 1 isoform X3: MTVKEWFRKHQPLQLYIVFILTILFLIIQLAISHITHALTLLMNSYQMLCNVLALIGYIITIKFQSKELQDSTNQKESQPPSKIDTNNEKRCEDLKLEAKEDKLKNTFGWARIDVISMLICCVFCASLCFSVIVEALQTLLHMDHLHEMHNPISVFCMGAASFLLNVVCFILIGGYTFHQGSFLYVNESGEVVLNKVPPMENVRQGQRRLSRTKTLSSELTNKRQNFREMFRDSLGSFLVMISAVLIYLVDLHYFKYVDPVIAIIHALALMSMSFPYMKESCFILLQTMPGSIDINSLRVDLLKQFPDIVNVHDFHVWQLTTNKVISTVHIILQNPEVYIRIKNDLKKHFISNGITQVTIQPEFFEHPQKPDAITSTNVIKCLMACQDSCGSWLCCLESEIEKNALKEIKCESKETLPGVPTTKTVISTQPEIIQKNTSEECERKPSVNLTEENNLLNKEQKLNINAQEFTKEVREEVKANL; this comes from the exons ATGACGGTGAAAGAATGGTTTCGAAAACACCAACCACTACAACtatatattgtttttattttgactaTATTGTTCCTGATAATACAGTTGGCAATAAGTCATATCACACATGCCTTGACTCTTCTCATGAATTCTTATCAGATGTTGTGCAATGTCCTTGCATTAATAGGATATATTATTACAATTAAG TTTCAATCCAAGGAATTGCAAGACTCCACAAACCAAAAAGAAAGCCAGCCGCCAAGTAAAATCGACACCAACAATGAAAAAAGATGTGAAGATTTGAAATTAGAGGCCAAGGAAGATAAACTGAAGAATACCTTCGGATGGGCAAGAATAGACGTCATTTCTATGCTGATCTGCTGCGTATTCTGTGCTTCATTATGCTTCTCTGTGATTGTTGAAGCTCTTCAAACTTTGTTGCACATGGATCATCTCCACGAGATGCATAACccaatatctgttttttgtatGGGAGCAGCTTCATTCCTATTGAATGTAGTATGCTTCATTCTTATTGGCGGATATACTTTCCATCAGGGATCATTTTTGTATGTCAATGAGAGTGGGGAGGTTGTTTTGAACAAGGTTCCTCCAATGGAGAACGTCAGGCAAGGCCAACGTAGATTATCTAGGACGAAGACTTTGTCTTCGGAATTGACGAACAAGAGGCAGAATTTCAGAGAAATGTTTAGAGATAGTTTAG gtTCCTTTTTGGTGATGATTTCGGCTGTTCTAATCTATCTAGTAGACTTGCACTACTTCAAATATGTTGATCCTGTCATTGCAATAATTCATGCATTAGCCTTGATGTCTATGAGTTTTCCTTATA TGAAAGAAAGTTGTTTCATCCTACTACAGACAATGCCTGGATCTATAGACATAAACTCCTTGAGGGTAGACTTGCTGAAACAATTTCCAGACATTGTGAATGTTCATGATTTTCACGTATGGCAGCTCACGACTAATAAAGTGATCTCAACTGTACATATCATTTTACAAAACCCAGAG gtttatATAAGGATCAAAAACGACTTAAAGAAGCACTTCATCTCAAATGGTATCACCCAGGTTACCATACAGCCAGAATTCTTCGAACACCCACAAAAACCAGACGCTATAACATCTACAAACGTTATCAAGTGCCTTATGGCATGCCAAGACTCCTGTGGATCTTGGTTATGCTGCCTAGAatcagaaatagagaaaaac gctttgaaagaaataaaatgcgAGTCGAAGGAAACTCTGCCAGGTGTACCAACCACAAAAACTGTGATATCAACTCAACCcgaaataattcagaaaaatacTTCCGAAGAATGTGAAAGAAAGCCATCTGTGAATTTGACGGAGGAAAATAATTTGCTGAATAAGGAACAGAAGCTGAATATTAATGCTCAAGAATTCACTAAAGAAGTTAGGGAAGAAGTGAAAGCCAATTTGTAG